One Thiocapsa sp. genomic window carries:
- a CDS encoding ATP-binding cassette domain-containing protein gives MLQLQSLSLRRGPHLLIEGADVTVYPGQKVGLVGYNGCGKSSLFALLLGDLHADAGQATIPTGWEVAHVAQHTPDSEGAAIDFVLDGDAELRRIQTELARAEAAGDGLHQGELLGRLEAIDAYGAESRAARLLHGLGFAPGDERRPVNSYSGGWRMRLALARTLMCRSDLLLLDEPTNHLDLDAVIWLEGWLKAYPGTLLLISHDRDFLDAVTGHILHLDRQRLTLYAGNYSAFERQRAERLAQQQAASERQQREIAHMRSFVERFRAQATKARQAQSRLKALERMELIAPAHVDSPFRFAFAPAENLPRPLLRLDEIAAGYGDGPVIEGVGLSLNPGDRIGLLGRNGAGKSTFIKILAGELTPSSGRLERAQALKVGYFAQHQIHQLHLDDSPLGHLRRQDPGATEQVLRSYLGGFGFEGDRALGPVGPLSGGEKARLVLALLIRQRPNLLLLDEPTNHLDLEMRHALTEALQGFDGALVLVSHDRHLLRVTADTLLLVDAGAVRAFDGDLDDYPAWLANNDPSRGSEATRSTGVPSGAAADGNERKQQRRQAAQSRQTLQPLRKQEKTLEKRMEALAARRAALEQTLADPDLYAAEAKARLLALLEEQRQVSTDLESTEEAWLEVNEAIEQAR, from the coding sequence ATGCTTCAGCTCCAATCACTCAGCCTGCGCCGCGGCCCGCACCTCTTGATCGAGGGTGCCGACGTCACCGTCTATCCGGGTCAAAAGGTCGGCCTGGTCGGCTACAACGGCTGCGGCAAGTCGAGCCTCTTCGCGCTGTTGCTCGGGGATCTCCACGCCGATGCCGGGCAAGCGACGATCCCGACCGGCTGGGAGGTCGCCCACGTCGCCCAGCACACCCCCGACAGCGAGGGTGCGGCGATCGATTTCGTGCTCGACGGCGACGCGGAGCTGCGCCGCATCCAGACCGAGCTTGCACGGGCCGAGGCGGCCGGCGACGGGCTGCATCAGGGCGAGCTGCTGGGGCGGCTGGAGGCCATCGACGCCTACGGGGCCGAAAGCCGTGCCGCGCGACTCCTGCACGGGCTCGGCTTCGCACCCGGCGACGAGCGCCGCCCGGTCAACAGTTACTCGGGCGGCTGGCGGATGCGTCTCGCCTTGGCGCGCACCCTCATGTGTCGCTCGGACCTCCTGCTGCTCGACGAGCCGACCAACCACCTGGATCTCGACGCCGTGATCTGGCTCGAAGGCTGGTTGAAGGCCTATCCCGGAACACTCCTTTTGATCTCGCACGATCGCGATTTTCTCGATGCCGTGACCGGACACATCCTACATCTCGATCGTCAGCGCCTGACACTCTATGCGGGCAACTACTCGGCCTTCGAGCGCCAACGGGCCGAGCGGCTCGCCCAGCAGCAAGCCGCGAGCGAGCGTCAACAGCGCGAGATCGCGCACATGCGCAGCTTCGTCGAGCGCTTCCGCGCCCAAGCCACCAAGGCGCGGCAAGCACAAAGCCGCCTGAAGGCGCTCGAGCGCATGGAGCTGATCGCACCGGCCCACGTGGATTCGCCCTTTCGATTCGCGTTCGCCCCGGCCGAGAACCTGCCGCGGCCATTGCTGCGCCTGGACGAGATCGCGGCAGGCTACGGCGACGGGCCCGTGATCGAGGGGGTTGGGCTTAGCCTCAACCCCGGGGATCGCATCGGACTGCTGGGGCGCAACGGGGCCGGCAAATCCACCTTCATCAAGATCCTGGCCGGGGAGCTGACCCCGTCGAGCGGGCGTTTGGAACGCGCTCAGGCCCTGAAGGTCGGCTATTTCGCCCAGCATCAGATCCACCAGCTGCATCTGGACGACAGCCCGCTCGGCCATCTGCGGCGTCAGGATCCGGGCGCGACCGAGCAGGTCCTGCGCAGCTATCTGGGCGGCTTCGGATTCGAAGGCGATCGCGCACTCGGCCCGGTCGGCCCACTCTCGGGCGGCGAGAAGGCGCGGCTCGTGCTCGCGCTGCTGATCCGCCAGCGGCCCAATCTGCTGCTGCTCGACGAGCCGACGAACCATTTGGATCTCGAGATGCGGCATGCCTTGACCGAAGCGCTCCAAGGGTTCGATGGGGCCTTGGTGCTGGTCTCCCATGACCGTCACCTGCTGCGTGTGACCGCCGACACGCTGCTTTTGGTCGACGCCGGTGCAGTGCGAGCGTTCGACGGAGATCTGGACGATTACCCCGCCTGGCTGGCCAACAACGATCCGAGTCGCGGCTCCGAGGCGACGCGCTCGACCGGGGTGCCGTCGGGCGCCGCAGCCGACGGCAACGAGCGCAAACAACAGCGTCGTCAGGCGGCACAATCACGTCAGACGCTGCAGCCGCTGCGAAAGCAGGAGAAAACGCTCGAGAAACGCATGGAAGCGCTTGCAGCCCGCCGCGCGGCGCTCGAGCAGACGCTCGCCGATCCGGACCTTTATGCCGCGGAAGCCAAGGCCCGATTGCTCGCGCTGCTCGAAGAACAACGCCAGGTCAGCACCGACCTGGAATCCACCGAGGAGGCCTGGCTCGAGGTCAACGAGGCAATAGAGCAGGCTCGATAG
- a CDS encoding TorF family putative porin, producing the protein MTTRRIGTALALGALTMSAGSFQIAAADEANSFSANIGVVSNYFFRGLTQTDDGPAVQGGVDYEHSSGFYAGAWISNVDFGDAVEYELNVDGKTVDVVDTFSSPGYELDGYLGYGMAINDDLSFDVNAIYYAYPDGEDLDFAEIGGSATWKWLTLGLAYTVYGQADDAPGVASGEALFVEGDWYYYAGLEFALPYDFGLGVRGGYYDFDYNDGGNDYGHWGLTISREAGDFGTFSLNYDQVGRETYNDDPQFWVGWLKEF; encoded by the coding sequence ATGACAACACGACGCATCGGAACCGCCCTGGCGCTTGGGGCATTGACCATGAGCGCCGGCTCCTTCCAGATCGCCGCGGCCGACGAGGCGAACAGTTTCAGCGCCAATATCGGCGTGGTCAGCAACTACTTTTTCCGCGGCTTAACGCAGACCGACGACGGTCCGGCCGTTCAAGGCGGGGTCGATTACGAGCACAGCAGTGGTTTCTATGCGGGTGCGTGGATCTCCAACGTTGATTTCGGCGACGCTGTCGAATACGAGCTCAACGTCGACGGAAAGACGGTCGATGTCGTAGACACGTTCAGCTCACCCGGTTACGAGCTCGACGGCTATCTCGGTTACGGCATGGCCATCAACGACGATCTCAGCTTCGACGTCAACGCCATCTACTACGCATATCCCGATGGCGAGGATCTTGACTTCGCGGAAATCGGCGGCAGCGCGACCTGGAAATGGCTCACGCTCGGTTTGGCCTATACGGTCTACGGTCAGGCGGACGATGCCCCCGGGGTTGCTTCCGGCGAAGCGCTCTTCGTCGAAGGGGACTGGTACTACTACGCAGGCCTTGAGTTCGCGCTGCCCTACGATTTCGGGCTCGGCGTGCGCGGCGGCTATTATGATTTCGATTACAACGACGGCGGCAACGACTATGGTCATTGGGGTCTGACCATCAGCCGCGAGGCCGGTGATTTCGGCACCTTCAGCTTGAACTACGACCAGGTCGGACGCGAAACCTACAACGACGATCCGCAGTTCTGGGTCGGCTGGTTGAAGGAATTCTAA
- a CDS encoding ammonium transporter: protein MEAITELSYALDTFYFLISGALVMWMAAGFAMLEAGMVRAKNTAEILTKNIALFAIASIMYMLVGYGIMYPADGNGFIPAIDWGFMFGGDNSVDEVLGSDGETYYSAMADFFFQVVFVATAMSIVSGAVAERMKLWAFLLFAVVMTGFIYPMQGYWKWGGGFLDELGFLDFAGSGIVHLAGASAALAGVLLLGARKGKYGKDGSINAIPGANMPLATLGTFILWLGWFGFNGGSQLVISNIEDANAVAAIFVNTNMSAAGGTIFGLITARLLFGKADLTMALNGALAGLVAITAEPLTPSPLLATMIGAIGGVIVVFAIVTMDKLRVDDPVGAISVHGVVGMWGLMAVPITNSDASFAAQAIGLGTILGWVFVTSFIVWLILKLIMGIRVSEEEEYEGVDIGECGLEAYPEFVGARGGS, encoded by the coding sequence GTGGAAGCAATTACCGAGTTGAGCTACGCGCTCGATACCTTTTATTTTCTCATCTCCGGCGCACTGGTCATGTGGATGGCCGCCGGCTTCGCGATGCTCGAGGCCGGGATGGTCCGTGCCAAGAACACCGCCGAAATCTTGACCAAGAACATCGCTCTCTTCGCGATCGCCTCGATCATGTACATGCTGGTGGGATACGGGATCATGTATCCGGCCGACGGCAACGGATTCATCCCCGCCATCGATTGGGGTTTCATGTTCGGCGGCGACAACAGCGTCGACGAGGTCCTGGGCAGCGACGGAGAGACCTACTACTCCGCGATGGCCGACTTCTTTTTCCAAGTCGTCTTCGTGGCGACCGCCATGTCGATCGTTTCCGGTGCCGTGGCCGAGCGGATGAAGCTCTGGGCCTTCCTGCTTTTTGCGGTCGTGATGACCGGGTTCATCTACCCGATGCAAGGCTACTGGAAGTGGGGCGGCGGGTTCCTCGACGAGCTCGGATTCCTTGACTTCGCAGGCTCCGGCATCGTGCACTTGGCCGGTGCATCGGCGGCGCTCGCAGGCGTTCTTCTGCTGGGTGCGCGCAAGGGCAAGTACGGCAAAGACGGATCGATCAACGCCATCCCGGGCGCGAATATGCCGCTTGCTACGCTCGGTACCTTTATCCTCTGGCTTGGCTGGTTCGGCTTCAACGGCGGGTCGCAGCTGGTCATCTCCAACATCGAGGATGCCAATGCGGTGGCGGCGATCTTCGTCAACACCAACATGTCCGCAGCCGGCGGAACCATCTTCGGTCTGATCACGGCGCGGCTGTTGTTCGGCAAGGCGGATCTTACGATGGCCCTGAACGGTGCCCTTGCCGGGCTGGTCGCCATCACGGCCGAGCCGCTCACACCCTCGCCCTTGCTCGCGACCATGATCGGGGCCATCGGCGGCGTGATCGTCGTCTTCGCGATCGTGACCATGGACAAGCTGCGGGTCGATGATCCGGTCGGCGCCATCTCCGTGCATGGCGTAGTCGGAATGTGGGGTCTGATGGCGGTACCCATCACCAACAGCGACGCCAGCTTCGCTGCTCAGGCGATCGGTCTCGGCACCATCCTGGGTTGGGTCTTCGTGACCTCCTTCATCGTCTGGCTGATCCTCAAGCTCATCATGGGCATCCGAGTCAGCGAGGAAGAGGAGTACGAGGGTGTCGATATCGGGGAGTGCGGCCTGGAGGCCTATCCCGAGTTTGTCGGGGCTCGCGGAGGCTCTTGA
- a CDS encoding accessory factor UbiK family protein, producing the protein MLDPKQLDDLAQRLASAMPKGLQMLQEDIGRNLRASLESGLDKLDLVTREEFDVQSAVLARSREKLAVLEARIAELERALAPGRSGAD; encoded by the coding sequence ATGTTGGATCCCAAGCAGCTCGACGATCTCGCCCAGCGCCTCGCATCGGCGATGCCGAAGGGCCTTCAGATGTTGCAGGAAGACATCGGCCGCAATCTCCGAGCGTCGCTCGAATCCGGCCTGGACAAGCTCGACTTGGTCACCCGTGAAGAGTTCGACGTCCAGTCCGCCGTCCTGGCGCGCAGCCGCGAGAAACTGGCGGTGCTTGAAGCGCGCATTGCCGAGCTGGAGCGTGCGCTCGCACCCGGGCGATCGGGGGCGGATTGA
- a CDS encoding P-II family nitrogen regulator: MKLVAAIIKPFKLDDVREALGDIGVSGITVIEVKGFGRQKGHTELYRGAEYVVDFLPKIKVEIAVDDAMVEKVIEAISSAARTGKIGDGKIFVFDLQQVIRIRTGETGSDAL, from the coding sequence ATGAAACTGGTTGCAGCCATCATCAAGCCGTTCAAGCTGGACGACGTCCGCGAGGCACTCGGGGACATCGGCGTATCCGGTATTACCGTCATCGAGGTCAAGGGCTTCGGTCGTCAGAAAGGGCATACGGAGCTTTACCGCGGCGCCGAGTATGTCGTGGATTTCCTCCCCAAGATCAAGGTGGAGATCGCGGTGGACGACGCGATGGTCGAGAAGGTGATCGAGGCCATCAGCAGCGCGGCGCGGACCGGCAAGATCGGCGACGGGAAGATCTTCGTCTTCGACCTGCAACAGGTCATCCGCATTCGTACCGGCGAGACCGGATCGGACGCACTTTAG